Proteins encoded in a region of the Sceloporus undulatus isolate JIND9_A2432 ecotype Alabama chromosome 11, SceUnd_v1.1, whole genome shotgun sequence genome:
- the FAM222B gene encoding protein FAM222B isoform X1, producing the protein MLACLPGPGELSFPLLSYPQMNTGLQKWDTTQKMRAAQHPTPAELDAYAKKVANHPLTIKIFPNSVKVPQRKHVRRTVNGLDTSGQRYSPYPPSLSQATTKTGLLAIVRPSAKGIVKDFDGTRSSSRLLLPSEAMMNHPYATPSTLSHHPQQAALARQQALQHLPGMGTHAQGVPPTLQPPPQHAQNMAHTALQQQQQQQPPPPPTAPPQQPPQQHLLPQPPLPSGAMHGGGRKMADADAPPNVTVSTSTIPLSMAATLQQNQPPDLSSIVHQINQFCQARAGASATSVCEGQIANPSPISRNLLISASTRVSAHNVPTPLPSCVVNPGDHPTVPAPAPMGLPLGGGVGRGGPPPSYQSEMKQVAAAAAAAAAWNQHQLAHLQQMCGETVVGPSGLMGKPPGPRELPSGQGFAPSKASGYPLELCMGQPFNVKPPLEKPTPSPPVNGLPGPLPYANGHYFQPLWNNILPTPNSDSSGSQDLAMPFHGAAGTQAMAPALECPAGPHYRATGSGGAGGGGVPPGQSGMMQTMEYLSGDFQHSCLREQPGGLGLSKVARSSAMNRAPTESADSRSLHIQHPGYR; encoded by the exons ATGCTGGCCTGCCTGCCGGGTCCAGGCGAACTCTCCTTCCCGCTGCTTTCTTACCCGCAGATGAACACTGGACTTCAGAAAT GGGACACTACACAGAAAATGAGAGCTGCACAGCACCCTACTCCAGCCGAGTTGGACGCGTATGCTAAGAAGGTGGCCAACCACCCTCTGACTATCAAAATTTTCCCCAACAGCGTCAAAGTCCCCCAGCGGAAACACGTCCGCCGCACCGTCAACGGGCTGGACACCTCGGGGCAGCGGTACAGCCCTTACCCACCGTCATTGTCGCAGGCCACCACAAAAACGGGACTCCTGGCCATCGTCCGGCCGTCGGCCAAAGGCATCGTCAAAGACTTTGACGGGACACGAAGCTCCTCCCGCCTGCTGCTCCCGTCGGAGGCCATGATGAACCACCCGTACGCGACACCTAGCACTTTAAGCCACCACCCACAGCAGGCAGCCTTGGCCCGCCAGCAGGCTCTGCAGCACCTCCCAGGCATGGGGACGCATGCGCAGGGTGTCCCGCCGACCTTGCAGCCGCCACCTCAGCACGCCCAGAACATGGCTCACACGGctttgcaacagcagcagcaacagcaaccaccaccacctccgACCGCCCCTCCACAGCAACCCCCGCAGCAACACTTGCTCCCGCAGCCGCCCCTGCCCTCGGGGGCCATGCACGGGGGAGGCCGTAAGATGGCGGACGCGGACGCCCCCCCGAATGTGACAGTCTCTACCTCGACCATCCCCCTCTCCATGGCTGCCACTCTGCAGCAGAACCAGCCCCCGGACCTGAGCAGCATTGTCCACCAGATCAACCAGTTTTGCCAGGCCCGGGCTGGCGCCAGCGCTACCTCAGTCTGCGAGGGACAGATCGCCAACCCCAGCCCCATCAGCCGCAACCTCCTGATCAGTGCGAGCACCCGGGTCTCCGCTCACAACGTCCCCACCCCACTGCCTTCTTGCGTGGTCAACCCTGGAGACCACCCCACCGTCCCGGCTCCAGCTCCCATGGGTCTCCCTTTAGGGGGAGGTGTCGGTAGGGGCGGCCCTCCTCCTTCATACCAAAGTGAAATGAAGCaggtggcggcagcggcggcagcggcggcggcttGGAACCAGCACCAGCTCGCCCACCTGCAGCAGATGTGTGGTGAGACCGTCGTGGGACCCTCAGGGTTAATGGGGAAACCCCCCGGTCCCCGGGAGCTGCCTTCTGGGCAGGGTTTTGCCCCCAGCAAAGCCTCCGGTTACCCTTTGGAACTGTGCATGGGGCAGCCGTTCAACGTGAAGCCCCCGCTGGAGAAGCCCACCCCCTCGCCACCGGTCAACGGCCTCCCAGGCCCCCTCCCCTATGCCAACGGGCATTACTTCCAGCCCCTTTGGAATAACATTCTGCCCACCCCCAACAGCGACAGCTCAGGCTCCCAGGACCTAGCCATGCCGTTCCACGGTGCAGCGGGGACGCAAGCAATGGCCCCCGCCCTTGAGTGCCCGGCCGGACCGCACTACAGAGCCACTGGCAGCGGCGGGGCTGGCGGTGGGGGAGTGCCGCCGGGGCAGAGCGGCATGATGCAGACCATG